The Microtus ochrogaster isolate Prairie Vole_2 unplaced genomic scaffold, MicOch1.0 UNK16, whole genome shotgun sequence genome segment cagggaatGAAGAGCAGAGGTCTTCCAAAGCCCATCTGAGCAGATCCTCTTCTTGCTCTTCCCCAGTGCGAAACAATGCTGGAGGAATTTGAAGATGTTGTGGGAGACTGGTATTTCCACCATCAGGAGCAGCCCCTGCAGCATTTTCTCTGCGAAGGTCATGTGCTTCCAGCCTCTGAGACTGGTAAGCGTAGAGGTTGggcctctcctctcctgcttcccacACCCCAGCATTACTACTGAATTGTCTGCTCTCATTCCACCTAGCTTGTCTACAGGAAACCTGGACTGGAAAGGAGAAGATCAGTGatgggcaggaggaggaagaggaggaggaagaagaggagatcACCAAGGCTTCAGGCAATTCCAAGCATGACCCAGAGGACCTTTGAGCCCCCAGGAGGGGTCATGGGGAGTTTTCTAAACTCACTCTCCTTTCCCCACGTCAAGGCTTGTAACCATCCTTTCCCTATGATCTTGGGCATCATCCTGGGGACCCAGAATGGCAACATGAGAGGAGAAAAAGGTGTAAGAAGCTGGGGCAAGTTTTGCCTTCAGAGATGAGCCACATGCCGCCACGTAATTGACCAAATGTGTGTGGTGACGGTGttgtgcggcgaactcctcgaccagcgagaaagaacgaccacgacacgaggattcttctcagatcacgctttactggagtgcacttggttgagagataacatgaagcgaaNNNNNNNNNNNNNNNNNNNNNNNNNNNNNNNNNNNNNNNNNNNNNNNNNNNNNNNNNNNNNNNNNNNNNNNNNNNNNNNNNNNNNNNNNNNNNNNNNNNNNNNNNNNNNNNNNNNNNNNNNNNNNNNNNNNNNNNNNNNNNNNNNNNNNNNNNNNNNNNNNNNNNNNNNNNNNNNNNNNNNNNNNNNNNNNNNNNNNNNNNNNNNNNNNNNNNNNNNNNNNNNNNNNNNNNNNNNNNNNNNNNNNNNNNNNNNNNNNNNNNNNNNNNNNNNNNNNNNNNNNNNNNNNNNNNNNNNNNNNNNNNNNNNNNNNNNNNNNNNNNNNNNNNNNNNNNNNNNNNNNNNNNNNNNNNNNNNNNNNNNNNNNNNNNNNNNNNNNNNNNNNNNNNNNNNNNNNNNNNNNNNNNNNNNNNNNNNNNNNNNNNNNNNNNNNNNNNNNNNNNNNNNNNNNNNNNNNNNNNNNNNNNNNNNNNNNNNNNNNNNNNNNNNNNNNNNNNNNNNNNNNNNNNNNNNNNNNNNNNNNNNNNNNNNNNNNNNNNNNNNNNNNNNNNNNNNNNNNNNNNNNNNNNNNNNNNNNNNNNNNNNNNNNNNNNNNNNNNNNNNNNNNNNNNNNNNNNNNNNNNNNNNNNNNNNNNNNNNNNNNNNNNNNNNNNNNNNNNNNNNNNNNNNNNNNNNNNNNNNNNNNNNNNNNNNNNNNNNNNNNNNNNNNNNNNNNNNNNNNNNNNNNNNNNNNNNNNNNNNNNNNNNNNNNNNNNNNNNNNNNNNNNNNNNNNNNNNNNNNNNNNNNNNNNNNNNNNNNNNNNNNNNNNNNNNNNNNNNNNNNNNNNNNNNNNNNNNNNNNNNNNNNNNNNNNNNNNNNNNNNNNNNNNNNNNNNNNNNNNNNNNNNNNNNNNNNNNNNNNNNNNNNNNNNNNNNNNNNNNNNNNNNNNNNNNNNNNNNNNNNNNNNNNNNNNNNNNNNNNNNNNNNNNNNNNNNNNNNNNNNNNNNNNNNNNNNNNNNNNNNNNNNNNNNNNNNNNNNNNNNNNNNNNNNNNNNNNNNNNNNNNNNNNNNNNNNNNNNNNNNNNNNNNNNNNNNNNNNNNNNNNNNNNNNNNNNNNNNNNNNNNNNNNNNNNNNNNNNNNNNNNNNNNNNNNNNNNNNNNNNNNNNNNNNNNNNNNNNNNNNNNNNNNNNNNNNNNNNNNNNNNNNNNNNNNNNNNNNNNNNNNNNNNNNNNNNNNNNNNNNNNNNNNNNNNNNNNNNNNNNNNNNNNNNNNNNNNNNNNNNNNNNNNNNNNNNNNNNNNNNNNNNNNNNNNNNNNNNNNNNNNNNNNNNNNNNNNNNNNNNNNNNNNNNNNNNNNNNNNNNNNNNNNNNNNNNNNNNNNNNNNNNNNNNNNNNNNNNNNNNNNNNNNNNNNNNNNNNNNNNNNNNNNNNNNNNNNNNNNNNNNNNNNNNNNNNNNNNNNNNNNNNNNNNNNNNNNNNNNNNNNNNNNNNNNNNNNNNNNNNNNNNNNNNNNNNNNNNNNNNNNNNNNNNNNNNNNNNNNNNNNNNNNNNNNNNNNNNNNNNNNNNNNNNNNNNNNNNNNNNNNNNNNNNNNNNNNNNNNNNNNNNNNNNNNNNNNNNNNNNNNNNNNNNNNNNNNNNNNNNNNNNNNNNNNNNNNNNNNNNNNNNNNNNNNNNNNNNNNNNNNNNNNNNNNNNNNNNNNNNNNNNNNNNNNNNNNNNNNNNNNNNNNNNNNNNNNNNNNNNNNNNNNNNNNNNNNNNNNNNNNNNNNNNNNNNNNNNNNNNNNNNNNNNNNNNNNNNNNNNNNNNNNNNNNNNNNNNNNNNNNNNNNNNNNNNNNNNNNNNNNNNNNNNNNNNNNNNNNNNNNNNNNNNNNNNNNNNNNNNNNNNNNNNNNNNNNNNNNNNNNNNNNNNNNNNNNNNNNNNNNNNNNNNNNNNNNNNNNNNNNNNNNNNNNNNNNNNNNNNNNNNNNNNNNNNNNNNNNNNNNNNNNNNNNNNNNNNNNNNNNNNNNNNNNNNNNNNNNNNNNNNNNNNNNNNNNNNNNNNNNNNNNNNNNNNNNNNNNNNNNNNNNNNNNNNNNNNNNNNNNNNNNNNNNNNNNNNNNNNNNNNNNNNNNNNNNNNNNNNNNNNNNNNNNNNNNNNNNNNNNNNNNNNNNNNNNNNNNNNNNNNNNNNNNNNNNNNNNNNNNNNNNNNNNNNNNNNNNNNNNNNNNNNNNNNNNNNNNNNNNNNNNNNNNNNNNNNNNNNNNNNNNNNNNNNNNNNNNNNNNNNNNNNNNNNNNNNNNNNNNNNNNNNNNNNNNNNNNNNNNNNNNNNNNNNNNNNNNNNNNNNNNNNNNNNNNNNNNNNNNNNNNNNNNNNNNNNNNNNNNNNNNNNNNNNNNNNNNNNNNNNNNNNNNNNNNNNNNNNNNNNNNNNNNNNNNNNNNNNNNNNNNNNNNNNNNNNNNNNNNNNNNNNNNNNNNNNNNNNNNNNNNNNNNNNNNNNNNNNNNNNNNNNNNNNNNNNNNNNNNNNNNNNNNNNNNNNNNNNNNNNNNNNNNNNNNNNNNNNNNNNNNNNNNNNNNNNNNNNNNNNNNNNNNNNNNNNNNNNNNNNNNNNNNNNNNNNNNNNNNNNNNNNNNNNNNNNNNNNNNNNNNNNNNNNNNNNNNNNNNNNNNNNNNNNNNNNNNNNNNNNNNNNNNNNNNNNNNNNNNNNNNNNNNNNNNNNNNNNNNNNNNNNNNNNNNNNNNNNNNNNNNNNNNNNNNNNNNNNNNNNNNNNNNNNNNNNNNNNNNNNNNNNNNNNNNNNNNNNNNNNNNNNNNNNNNNNNNNNNNNNNNNNNNNNNNNNNNNNNNNNNNNNNNNNNNNNNNNNNNNNNNNNNNNNNNNNNNNNNNNNNNNNNNNNNNNNNNNNNNNNNNNNNNNNNNNNNNNNNNNNNNNNNNNNNNNNNNNNNNNNNNNNNNNNNNNNNNNNNNNNNNNNNNNNNNNNNNNNNNNNNNNNNNNNNNNNNNNNNNNNNNNNNNNNNNNNNNNNNNNNNNNNNNNNNNNNNNNNNNNNNNNNNNNNNNNNNNNNNNNNNNNNNNNNNNNNNNNNNNNNNNNNNNNNNNNNNNNNNNNNNNNNNNNNNNNNNNNNNNNNNNNNNNNNNNNNNNNNNNNNNNNNNNNNNNNNNNNNNNNNNNNNNNNNNNNNNNNNNNNNNNNNNNNNNNNNNNNNNNNNNNNNNNNNNNNNNNNNNNNNNNNNNNNNNNNNNNNNNNNNNNNNNNNNNNNNNNNNNNNNNNNNNNNNNNNNNNNNNNNNNNNNNNNNNNNNNNNNNNNNNNNNNNNNNNNNNNNNNNNNNNNNNNNNNNNNNNNNNNNNNNNNNNNNNNNNNNNNNNNNNNNNNNNNNNNNNNNNNNNNNNNNNNNNNNNNNNNNNNNNNNNNNNNNNNNNNNNNNNNNNNNNNNNNNNNNNNNNNNNNNNNNNNNNNNNNNNNNNNNNNNNNNcagctctcaaaggcatcgccaaatatggagtataaccggcaagacaggatgtggtgccatcttgcaatggcggtcctgtctggctccctgcagtgtTGAagctttctctgtattttttggtCCTCACCTGCACCAATTGGTCAGTGATGGTATGAGCTGTGGGAAAGTCTCTTTGCTTTTTGAAAGGGGTCTATTTTGACCTGTTCAAGAGGCCAGAGGACGGCtacagatgtagctcagttggtagaatgtctACCTAGTATGGACAAGGATGTGAATTGGATCACATAAAACCTGATGGTGGCAAAcccctataatctcagcacttgagaattGGAGGCAAGaatatcaggagttcaaagctatcATCCAGCTACATGGCAGTTCAAGACCAACCAGAACTACATAAGtccctttctcaaaataagaagCCAAAAAGGGACGCTCACCAGCCCATATACACAGCCGGCAAGCATGAGACTGTACACCATCAGTCTGTGAACAGGGCAGTGGAAGCAATGCCGATAGGTTAGGTGGGTAGATATGTGAGCTGTTTCATATTTTACAGGTGCCATATTTTCTATATCGCGATTAAATCTTTTCTGTATGACTTAGACTGAGCCCCATTTCAAACATGTACACATTATCCGAGCACCCAACAGTGGCGTCTTTGGCCTGCTGTCTATCAGCAGCTAATGGTGCTGATAATTTCGTGCCCCAAAAATACTGGCAAGGGTTGGGGAAGCAACCGTATCAGAGTAGAGGTGCACGTTTAtaagcctagcacttgggaggcggaagcGAAAGGATCAAGAGCTTAAGGTCTTCCTCAGCTATATAACAAGTTCAGGACcatcctgggttacatgagaccctgtatcagaaaatacaaaaaaagggggggggggactggagagatggctcagaggttaagagcactgactgttcttccagaggtcctgagttcgattcccagcaaccacatggtggctcacagtcatctataatgagatctggtgccctcttctggcatacaaacatacatggaaggaatgttgtatacataataaataaatctttaaaaaaaaccccaacaacaaaaaaacgaAGTTCGTGCAACACATAGTGTAAACTGTACAGAGATTAGAGTTAAGCAACGTGGCTAGCGCTTCAGCTGCCAAAATTTGTACGGGAGCCTGTGAAGAGCAAAATTCCTCCCGTTTTCCCGACTTTTGAATTTTCCCAGAGTAAAAAAGACTTAAGAACAGCGATAGTTTGTTCCAAATTAGTCAATGGCTAGAGCTAGAGGCGAAGGAGGAAAAGGTACCTTAAAATGTTGATGGGTGAAGAGCTACCGACTACAAGCCTAATGGGACCCTGGCCAAGAAGTTTAGGAAGGCGAGGTCGCGTGGAAAGGCGGGTTGGGCGACACCATCTTAGGCGAGGGGTGGAGGGCGATACCACTTTAAGTACTGGGGGTAGCAACGAGTTGAGAAGGAAAGCGTGGCAGGGCTTGCCGTAAGAATTGGAGTGTACTGGGCAGTCGTCCGTGTCTGCAATGAGCGGTCCAGTGCGGACTGAGCCTCTGCACGGTGAGACCCCTCTGCTGGCGACCAGCGACTCCTACTCGGTGTTGGTTCTGCAGCGCGGCTATGCGGAGCCGCAGGGGACGGGCAACGCGGTCCGTGCTGACGGCACTGTGACCCTCGTCCTGCCCCGGGCCTGGGCTTCGGGTTCCAGCCGCCCAATGGCCCCGTCCGTAGACGGCGGCACGAAGACTGCCCTGGAGGAGGCGGTGCGTGGCCCCATTCTCGTGGACACCGGAGGCCCCTGGGCTCGGGAGGCGCTGCTGGAAGCCCTCGGTAGGCAGGGCGTGGCCCCCGGAGACGTGACTCTGGTGGTGGGGACCCACGGGCACTCAGATCACATCGGGAACCTAGGGCTGTTTCTCCAGGCGGCTCTGTTAGTGTCCCATGACTTCTGCCTTCCCGGGGGCCTCTATCTGCCTCATGGGCTGTGTGAAACGCAGCCCTTGCTACTAGGCTCCGGATTGCAGGTGTGGGCCACGCCGGGCCACGGAGGACAGCGCGATGTGAGCGTCGTAGTGGAGGGCACCAGCCTGGGCACCGTGGTGGTGGCTGGCGATGTGTTCGAGCGCCTTGGGGACGAGGACTCTTGGCAGGCCCTGAGCGAAGACCCAGTAGCTCAGCAGCGGAGCCGGGAGAGGATCCTGGGTGTGGCTGATGTGGTGGTGCCTGGTCACGGAGCCCCCTTTCGGGTGGTCAGGGAAGCAGTGAAGAGAACGGAGGATTTGGTATGTGAAGACAAGGAAGCTACTTAACTGGACTCCCATTAGGAAAGTCCTTCCAGCGAGGAACTGGAGTCCAGAAAACCGAGAGGACACAGGCAGAGCAAGCAAGACTTGTCATGTTCAGCCTTTGCAGGAGGCAGCTTCCAAACAAGACGGAATGACTGACATCAGTCACCATTAGCACTGTCTGCAACCTAAGTAGGACGAAGGACTAGGTCAGCCCTGCATCCTCTGTGAGCCTCTGTAAAACacaggaaatttttcttttcttttttttttttcagagaaaatattttttttaattaaaatattgatttaggtgtgtgtttgtggccGTGAAGGACTGAAAGCAGCttggaggagttggttctctccacccTGTGGGTCCTCAGGATTAAGTTCAGGTCGTCAGACTTGgcggcaggcacctttacccactgagccatcttgatgaaTATTCTTGTAAGatcttccaaaaaacaaaaacaaaaccccaaaactagACGACACACTGCCCTgatgtaaatgaaaaatattgataACAATGATCATTGGGGGACTATAACCAGAACCTGCAAGAGAGGAACATTGTGGCCAATGGCTTGTCTCTCCCAGGATGCTTGCTGGTGAGAAAGTGCCAGATACAGAGATGAGATGACCCCTTAGacacctgacacacacactctctcaagAGTCTCCTGTACTCTACTCTGATTCCTGattctcttacctccacctcccaagtactgggattacagaattataggcatgtgagGTGCCACCTGGCCTTCACATGATgttcattcacttattcattgAATTCACCCAATGGACAACTATTTAACACCTGTGATGTCTCAAGCACTGATGTAGGTCATGTGATACCACTACAGTGAGCACGTGGCAGATCGCTGCCTCACACAGAAGTCAGATGTTCCATTCAGAAGACAGATGagtaaacataataataatagcaaccaAATAATTACGGGTTGAGGACAGGCTAGAGAGCAGggctgggggaggctgcttgATGTTGAAAAGCCTCTGAACGATgttgcttctttgtttatttttacattcatttatttattttagagggTGTATGTGCAAAAATTTGAGCTATATATAGCTTATACATGGATGTCAGGACAAGTTGCAGGAGATGGATCTCTCCTTCAACCACGAAGGTTCTGAGGGTCAAACTTAAGGCCATCAGGCTTAGCAGTAAGCACCTTCatcagctgagccatttctgtggcccctgggttttgtttttgtttagggtctttgtaactcaggctggccttgaacttggtatgGTTGAGGAAGAcgtcctcttgcctctacctccacctCCGACGTGCAAATGAGTACACTCACAGGAAGCGCAG includes the following:
- the Mblac1 gene encoding metallo-beta-lactamase domain-containing protein 1 encodes the protein MSGPVRTEPLHGETPLLATSDSYSVLVLQRGYAEPQGTGNAVRADGTVTLVLPRAWASGSSRPMAPSVDGGTKTALEEAVRGPILVDTGGPWAREALLEALGRQGVAPGDVTLVVGTHGHSDHIGNLGLFLQAALLVSHDFCLPGGLYLPHGLCETQPLLLGSGLQVWATPGHGGQRDVSVVVEGTSLGTVVVAGDVFERLGDEDSWQALSEDPVAQQRSRERILGVADVVVPGHGAPFRVVREAVKRTEDLVCEDKEAT